One window from the genome of Maylandia zebra isolate NMK-2024a linkage group LG18, Mzebra_GT3a, whole genome shotgun sequence encodes:
- the LOC106674464 gene encoding serine/threonine-protein kinase pim-2 isoform X1 encodes MRRETRKITTPADKKDSGDQDCKSRTAKRKASPEKKTPIKRRRVAEQAGPSTSSDVVKGVKRKVVQDEEGTTKKAKKAKLLDHMSGDKEQASSLLDSGKDLNNKQVCAKNGKRKATGDNREPPKKKKRNVDQDKKSVADQKREFQARYVEEHQLGEGGCGAVFAGYRIEDRFPVAIKHIPKNKVYCKVADESGKKLSVEVAIMVKLAGEAEGSVGISAPVSLLEWFDLGKELILVLERPVPAVDLQKYKAEHGRTLTEDKAKVILKQLVDAVKELEDKHIFHRDIKGPNILIETGSDVPRVRIIDFGLSCFVKQRSLYRIFYGTPLHIPPEWYIRSCYRCGPTTVWQMGVVLYEALHARYFSTARFLTKKLSIKKRLSTECRNFLDACLALVPEKRPTLEELQLHPWLR; translated from the exons ATGAGAAGGGAAACAAGGAAAATTACCACTCCAGCCGATAAGAAAGATTCAGGAGATCAAG atTGTAAGAGCAGGACTGCTAAAAGAAAGGCCAGTCCTGAAAAGAAGACCCCAATAAAAAGGAGGAGGGTCGCTGAGCAGGCTGGTCCTTCCACCAGCTCAGATGTGGTCAAAGGAGTGAAGCGCAAGGTTGTGCAAGATGAAGAGGGCAcaacaaagaaagcaaagaaggCTAAACTTCTCGACCATATGAGCGGTGACAAGGAGCAAGCATCCTCCTTGTTGGACTCTGGTAAAG ACTTGAACAACAAACAGGTGTGTGcaaaaaatggcaaaagaaaGGCCACGGGAGACAACAGAGAGCcacccaagaaaaaaaaaaggaatgtggACCAGGACAAAAAATCAGTGGCAGACCAAAAAC GTGAATTCCAAGCCAGATATGTGGAGGAGCACCAGCTCGGAGAAGGAGGCTGCGGAGCAGTGTTTGCTGGCTACCGGATAGAAGATCGTTTTCCA GTTGCCATCAAACACATTCCCAAAAATAAAGTCTACTGCAAAGTGGCG GATGAAAGCGGGAAGAAGCTCTCAGTGGAAGTGGCCATTATGGTTAAACTTGCAGGTGAAGCAGAAGGGTCAGTGGGAATATCTGCACCTGTGTCCTTGCTGGAGTGGTTCGACCTTGGCAAAGAGCTGATCCTGGTGCTGGAGAGACCTGTCCCCGCTGTGGACCTGCAAAAATACAAAGCAGAACATGGAAGAACTTTAACAGAGGACAAGGCCAAG GTCATTCTGAAGCAACTAGTTGATGCTGTAAAGGAACTTGAGGATAAACACATCTTTCATCGGGACATCAAGGGACCAAACATTCTGATTGAGACCGGCTCAGATGTGCCTCGAGTTCGCATCATTGACTTTGGACTGAGCTGCTTTGTTAAGCAGCGATCTCTGTATCGCATCTTCTATG gCACTCCTCTTCACATCCCTCCCGAGTGGTACATTAGGAGCTGCTACAGGTGTGGACCCACCACGGTGTGGCAAATGGGAGTGGTGTTGTATGAAGCGCTTCATGCACGATACTTTAGTACCGCGAGGTTCCTCACAAAGAAACTGAGCATCAAAAAGCGTCTGTCCACAG aaTGCCGGAATTTCTTGGACGCATGTTTAGCTTTAGTCCCGGAGAAGCGCCCAACACTGGAGGAGCTCCAGCTTCACCCCTGGCTAagataa
- the LOC112432078 gene encoding tripartite motif-containing protein 16-like translates to MNQMDQTKFCCSVCLDLLKDPVAIPCGHSYCMNCIKSFWDEEEKKKIYSCPQCRRTFTARPVLEKNTMLADLVEELKKTGLQAAPADHCYAGPEDVACDVCTGRKMKAFKSCLFCLASYCEKHLQTHNIVAASFKKHKLVEPSKKLQENICSRHDEVMKMFCRTDQQSICYLCSVDEHKGHDTVSAAAERTERQRELEVSRQNIQQRIQDREKDVKLLQQEVEAINQSADQTVEHSEKIFTELIHLIQKRSSDVKQQIRSQQETEVSRVKELQEKLEQEITELKRKDAELKQLSHTEDHIQFLHNYPSLSALSESTDSSSINIRPLSYFEDVTAAVSEVRDKLQDILREERTNISLTVTEVDVLLSQPEPKSRAGFLKYSCEITLDPNTANKELLLSEGNRKVTLMNQQQSYSDHPDKFTGSWQVLSRESLTGRCYWEVEWRGGGVHVAVAYKNISREGGECVFGRNDKSWSLNCNNNSYTFLYNNIQTRVSGPRSSRVGVYLDHRAGILSFYSVSETMTLLHRVQTTFTQPLYAGLLPYYYGATAELIKLK, encoded by the coding sequence ATGAATCAAATGGATCAAACAAAATTCTGCTGTTCAGTCTGTTTGGATCTACTGAAGGATCCGGTGGCTATTccctgtggacacagctactgcatgaactgtattaaaagcttctgggatgaagaggaaaagaagaaaatctacagctgccctcagtgccGGAGGACTTTCACAGCGAGGCCTGtcctggagaaaaacaccatgttagcagatttagtggaggagctgaagaagactggactccaagctgctcctgctgatcactgctatgctggacctgaagatgtggcctgtgatgtctgcactggaagaaaaatgaaagccttCAAGTCCTGTTTATTCTGTCTGGCATCTTATTGTGAGAAACACCTTCAGACTCATAATATTGTTGCAGCTTCATTcaagaaacacaagctggtggagccctccaagaagctccaggagaacatctgctctcgtcatgatgaggtgatgaagatgttctgccgtactgatcagcagagtatctgttatctctgctctgtggatgaacataaaggccacgacacagtctcagctgcagcagaaaggactgagaggcagagagagctggaggtgagtcgacaaaacatccagcagagaatccaggacagagagaaagatgtgaagctgcttcaacaggaggtggaggccatcaatcagtctgctgatcaaacagtggagcacagtgagaagatcttcactgagctgatccatctcatccagaaaagaagctctgatgtgaagcagcagatcagatcccagcaggaaactgaagtgagtcgagtcaaagagcttcaggagaagctggagcaggagatcactgagctgaagaggaaagatgctgagctgaagcagctctcacacacagaggatcacatccagtttctacacaactacccctcactgtcagcactcagtgagtctacagactcatccagcatcaatatccgtcctctgagctactttgaggatgtgacagcagctgtgtcagaggtcagagataaactacaggacattctgagagaggaacggacaaacatctcactgacagtcactgaagtggatgttttactgtcacaACCAGAGCCAAAGAGCAGAGctggattcttaaaatattcatgtgaaatcacactggatccaaacacagcaaacaaagAGCTGTTATTGTCAGAGGGGAACAGAAAAgtaacattaatgaatcaacaacagtcttattctgatcatccagacaaATTCACTGGATCGTGGCAGGTCCTGAGTAGAGAGAGTCTGACTGGacgttgttactgggaggtggagtggagaggGGGAGGAGTTCATGTAGCAGTCGCATACAAGAATATCAGCAGAGAAGGAGGTGAATGTGTTTTTGGACGTAATGACAAATCTTGGTCATTAAATTGTAACAACAACAGTTATACATTTTTGTACAACAACATCCAAACTCGTGTCTCAGGTCCTCGTTCCTCCAGAGTaggagtgtacctggatcacagagcaggtattttgtccttctacagtgtctctgaaaccatgactctcctccacagagtccagaccacattcactcagccgctctaTGCTGGACTGTTGCCTTATTATTATGGAGCCACTGCTGAGTTGATTAAGCTCAAATAG
- the LOC143413669 gene encoding uncharacterized protein LOC143413669, with protein sequence MNQMDQTKICCSVCLDLLKDPVTIPCGHSYCMNCIKSFWDEEEKKKIYSCPQCRRTFTARPVLEKNTMLADLVEELKKTGLQAAPADHCYAGPEDVACDLCSGMKLKAVKSCLVCLVSYCEKHLQPHYDVVQLKKHKLVEPSKKLQENICSRHDEVMKMFCRTDQQSICYLCPVDEHKGHDTVSAAAERTERQRELEVSRQNIQQRIQDREKDVKLLQQEVEAINQSADQTVEHSEKIFTELIHLIQKRSSDVKQQIRSQQETEVSRVKELQEKLEQEITELKRKDAELKQLSHTEDHIQFLHNYPSLSALSESTDSSSINIRPLSYFEDVTAAVSEVRDKLQDILREERTNISLTVTEVDVLLSDPPEPKTRAGFLKYSCEITLDPNTAYKQLLLSEGNRKVTVVYQQQSYSDHPDRFTGSWSVLSRESLTGRCYWEVEWRGGGVDVAVAYKNISRTGSDCRFARNDKSWSLECYNNSFTCWYNNIQTRVSGPRSSRVGVYLDHRAGILSFYSVSETMTLLHRVQTTFTQPLYAGLWLYYNYGDTAELIKVQETFLWDFHSVHSLRDGETAQHMNQMDQTKFCCSVCLDLLKDPVTIPCGHSYCMNCIKSFWDEEEEKKIYSCPQCRQTFTARPVLMKNTMLADLVEELKKIGLQAAPADHCYAGPEDVACDVCTGRKMKAFKSCLFCLASYCEKHLQTHNIVAASFKKHKLVEPSKKLQENICSRHDEVMKMFCRTDQQSICYLCSVDEHKGHDTVSAAAERTERQRELEVSRQNIQQRIQDREKDVKLLQQEVEAINQSADQTVEHSEKIFTELIHLIQKRSSDVKQQIRSQQETEVSRVKELQEKLEQEITELKRKDAELKQLSHTEDHIQFLHNYPSLSALSESTDSPSINIRPLSYFEDVTAAVSEVRDKLQDILREEWTNISLTVTEVDVLLSDPPAEPKTRAGFLKYSCEITLDPNTANTHLLLSEGNRKATVMKQQQSYSDHPDRFTRWWQVLSRESLTGRCYWEVEWRGEGVDVAVAYKNISRKGEGNECKFGCNDKSWSLDCNNNSYTFWYNNIQTPVSGPQSSRVGVYLDHRAGILSFYSVSETMTLLHRVQTTFTQPLYAGLSPYYYGATAELIKLK encoded by the exons ATGAATCAAATGGATCAAACAAAAATCTGCTGTTCAGTCTGTTTGGATCTACTGAAGGATCCGGTGACTATTccctgtggacacagctactgcatgaactgtattaaaagcttctgggatgaagaggaaaagaagaaaatctacagctgccctcagtgccGGAGGACTTTCACAGCAAGGCCTGtcctggagaaaaacaccatgttagcagatttagtggaggagctgaagaagactggactccaagctgctcctgctgatcactgctatgctggacctgaagatgtgGCCTGTGATCTGTGCTCTGGCATGAAGCTAAAGGCTGTGAAATCCTGTCTAGTGTGTTTGGTCTCTTACTGTGAGAAACACCTTCAGCCACATTATGATGTGGTTCaattaaagaaacacaagctggtggagccctccaagaagctccaggagaacatctgctctcgtcatgatgaggtgatgaagatgttctgccgtactgatcagcagagtatctgttatctctgccctgtggatgaacataaaggccacgacacagtctcagctgcagcagaaaggactgagaggcagagagagctggaggtgagtcgacaaaacatccagcagagaatccaggacagagagaaagatgtgaagctgcttcaacaggaggtggaggccatcaatcagtctgctgatcaaacagtggagcacagtgagaagatcttcactgagctgatccatctcatccagaaaagaagctctgatgtgaagcagcagatcagatcccagcaggaaactgaagtgagtcgagtcaaagagcttcaggagaagctggagcaggagatcactgagctgaagaggaaagatgctgagctgaagcagctctcacacacagaggatcacatccagtttctacacaactacccctcactgtcagcactcagtgagtctacagactcatccagcatcaatatccgtcctctgagctactttgaggatgtgacagcagctgtgtcagaggtcagagataaactacaggacattctgagagaggaacggacaaacatctcactgacagtcactgaagtggatgttttactgtcagacccaccagagccaaagaccagagctggattcttaaaatattcatgtgaaatcacactggatccaaacacagcGTACAAACAGCTGTTATTATCAGAGGGGAACAGAAAAGTAACAGTAGTGTATCAACAACAGTCTtattctgatcatccagacagattcactGGATCGTGGTCGGTCCTGAGTAGAGAGAGTCTGACTGGacgttgttactgggaggtggagtggagaggGGGAGGAGTTGATGTAGCAGTCGCATACAAGAATATCAGCAGAACAGGGAGTGATTGTAGATTTGCACGTAATGACAAATCTTGGTCATTAGAGTGTTACAACAACAGTTTTACATGTTGGTACAACAACATCCAAACTCGTGTCTCAGGTCCTCGTTCCTCCAGAGTaggagtgtacctggatcacagagcaggtattttgtccttctacagtgtctctgaaaccatgactctcctccacagagtccagaccacattcactcagccgctctaTGCTGGACTTTGGCTTTACTATAATtatggagacacagctgagttGATTAA agTTCAGGAGACGTTCTTATGGGATTTCCACAGTGTACAC TCACTGAGAGACGGTGAAACGGCACAGCACATGAATCAAATGGATCAAACAAAATTCTGCTGTTCAGTCTGTTTGGATCTACTGAAGGATCCGGTGACTATTCCCTGCGGACATAGCTACTGCATGAACTGTATTAAAAGCTTCTGggatgaagaggaagagaagaaaatctacagctgccctcagtgcagACAGACTTTCACAGCGAGGCCTGTCCTGATGAAAAACACCATGTTAGCAGATTtagtggaggagctgaagaagattggactccaagctgctcctgctgatcactgctatgctggacctgaagatgtggcctgtgatgtctgcactggaagaaaaatgaaagccttCAAGTCCTGTTTATTCTGTCTGGCATCTTACTGTGAGAAACACCTTCAGACTCATAATATTGTTGCAGCTTCATTcaagaaacacaagctggtggagccctccaagaagctccaggagaacatctgctctcgtcatgatgaggtgatgaagatgttctgccgtactgatcagcagagtatctgttatctctgctctgtggatgaacataaaggccacgacacagtctcagctgcagcagaaaggactgagaggcagagagagctggaggtgagtcgacaaaacatccagcagagaatccaggacagagagaaagatgtgaagctgcttcaacaggaggtggaggccatcaatcagtctgctgatcaaacagtggagcacagtgagaagatcttcactgagctgatccatctcatccagaaaagaagctctgatgtgaagcagcagatcagatcccagcaggaaactgaagtgagtcgagtcaaagagcttcaggagaagctggagcaggagatcactgagctgaagaggaaagatgctgagctgaagcagctctcacacacagaggatcacatccagtttctacacaactacccctcactgtcagcactcagtgagTCTACAGACTCACCCAGCATCAATATCCGTCCTCTGAGCTactttgaggatgtgacagcagctgtgtcagaggtcagagataaactacaggacattctgagagaggaatggacaaacatctcactgacagtcactgaagtggatgttttactgtcagatccaccagcagagccaaagaccagagctggattcttaaaatattcatgtgaaatcacactggatccaaacacagcaaacacacatctgttATTATCAGAGGGGAACAGAAAAGCAACAGTAATGAAACAACAACAGTCTtattctgatcatccagacagattcactAGATGGTGGCAGGTCCTGAGTAGAGAGAGTCTGACTGGacgttgttactgggaggtggagtggagaggGGAAGGAGTTGATGTAGCAGTCGCATACAAGAATATCAGCAGAAAAGGAGAGGGTAATGAATGTAAATTTGGATGTAATGACAAATCTTGGTCATTAGATTGTAACAACAACAGTTATACATTTTGGTACAACAACATCCAAACTCCTGTCTCAGGTCCTCAGTCCTCCAGAGTaggagtgtacctggatcacagagcaggtattttgtccttctacagtgtctctgaaaccatgactctcctccacagagtccagaccacattcactcagccgctctaTGCTGGACTGTCGCCTTATTATTATGGAGCCACTGCTGAGTTGATTAAGCTCAAATAG
- the LOC106674464 gene encoding serine/threonine-protein kinase pim-2 isoform X2, producing MPGSHGDCKSRTAKRKASPEKKTPIKRRRVAEQAGPSTSSDVVKGVKRKVVQDEEGTTKKAKKAKLLDHMSGDKEQASSLLDSGKDLNNKQVCAKNGKRKATGDNREPPKKKKRNVDQDKKSVADQKREFQARYVEEHQLGEGGCGAVFAGYRIEDRFPVAIKHIPKNKVYCKVADESGKKLSVEVAIMVKLAGEAEGSVGISAPVSLLEWFDLGKELILVLERPVPAVDLQKYKAEHGRTLTEDKAKVILKQLVDAVKELEDKHIFHRDIKGPNILIETGSDVPRVRIIDFGLSCFVKQRSLYRIFYGTPLHIPPEWYIRSCYRCGPTTVWQMGVVLYEALHARYFSTARFLTKKLSIKKRLSTECRNFLDACLALVPEKRPTLEELQLHPWLR from the exons ATGCCAGGCAGTCATGGAG atTGTAAGAGCAGGACTGCTAAAAGAAAGGCCAGTCCTGAAAAGAAGACCCCAATAAAAAGGAGGAGGGTCGCTGAGCAGGCTGGTCCTTCCACCAGCTCAGATGTGGTCAAAGGAGTGAAGCGCAAGGTTGTGCAAGATGAAGAGGGCAcaacaaagaaagcaaagaaggCTAAACTTCTCGACCATATGAGCGGTGACAAGGAGCAAGCATCCTCCTTGTTGGACTCTGGTAAAG ACTTGAACAACAAACAGGTGTGTGcaaaaaatggcaaaagaaaGGCCACGGGAGACAACAGAGAGCcacccaagaaaaaaaaaaggaatgtggACCAGGACAAAAAATCAGTGGCAGACCAAAAAC GTGAATTCCAAGCCAGATATGTGGAGGAGCACCAGCTCGGAGAAGGAGGCTGCGGAGCAGTGTTTGCTGGCTACCGGATAGAAGATCGTTTTCCA GTTGCCATCAAACACATTCCCAAAAATAAAGTCTACTGCAAAGTGGCG GATGAAAGCGGGAAGAAGCTCTCAGTGGAAGTGGCCATTATGGTTAAACTTGCAGGTGAAGCAGAAGGGTCAGTGGGAATATCTGCACCTGTGTCCTTGCTGGAGTGGTTCGACCTTGGCAAAGAGCTGATCCTGGTGCTGGAGAGACCTGTCCCCGCTGTGGACCTGCAAAAATACAAAGCAGAACATGGAAGAACTTTAACAGAGGACAAGGCCAAG GTCATTCTGAAGCAACTAGTTGATGCTGTAAAGGAACTTGAGGATAAACACATCTTTCATCGGGACATCAAGGGACCAAACATTCTGATTGAGACCGGCTCAGATGTGCCTCGAGTTCGCATCATTGACTTTGGACTGAGCTGCTTTGTTAAGCAGCGATCTCTGTATCGCATCTTCTATG gCACTCCTCTTCACATCCCTCCCGAGTGGTACATTAGGAGCTGCTACAGGTGTGGACCCACCACGGTGTGGCAAATGGGAGTGGTGTTGTATGAAGCGCTTCATGCACGATACTTTAGTACCGCGAGGTTCCTCACAAAGAAACTGAGCATCAAAAAGCGTCTGTCCACAG aaTGCCGGAATTTCTTGGACGCATGTTTAGCTTTAGTCCCGGAGAAGCGCCCAACACTGGAGGAGCTCCAGCTTCACCCCTGGCTAagataa